A stretch of the Agromyces larvae genome encodes the following:
- the groL gene encoding chaperonin GroEL (60 kDa chaperone family; promotes refolding of misfolded polypeptides especially under stressful conditions; forms two stacked rings of heptamers to form a barrel-shaped 14mer; ends can be capped by GroES; misfolded proteins enter the barrel where they are refolded when GroES binds), with protein sequence MAKIIAFDEEARRGLERGLNQLADAVKVTLGPRGRNVVLEKKWGAPTITNDGVSIAKEIELDDPYEKIGAELVKEVAKKTDDVAGDGTTTSVVLAQALVREGLRNVAAGADPISLKRGIEKAVAAVSEELLAAAKEIETKEEIAATASISAADTQIGEIIAEAIDKVGKEGVVTVEESNTFGTELELTEGMRFDKGYLSAYFVTDPERQEAVFEDPYILIANSKISNIKDLLPIVDKVIQTGKQLLIIAEDVDGEALATLIVNKVRGIFKSVAVKAPGFGDRRKAQLQDIAILTGGQVISEELGLKLENVTLDLLGQARKVVITKDETTIVEGAGDPEQIAGRVAQIRQEIENTDSDYDREKLQERLAKLAGGVAVIKAGAATEVELKERKHRIEDAVRNAKAAVEEGIVAGGGVALIQAGKAAFAKLELTGDEATGANIVKVAIEAPLKQIALNAGLEPGVVANKVSELPAGHGLNAATGEYGDLLAQGIIDPAKVTRSALQNAASIAGLFLTTEAVVADKPEKTPAPVGDPTGGMDF encoded by the coding sequence ATGGCAAAGATCATCGCTTTCGACGAGGAGGCCCGCCGCGGGCTCGAGCGTGGACTCAACCAGCTCGCCGACGCGGTCAAGGTGACCCTCGGCCCGCGCGGCCGCAACGTCGTGCTCGAGAAGAAGTGGGGCGCCCCCACCATCACGAACGACGGCGTGTCGATCGCCAAGGAGATCGAGCTCGACGACCCGTACGAGAAGATCGGCGCGGAGCTCGTCAAGGAGGTCGCGAAGAAGACCGACGACGTCGCGGGTGACGGCACCACCACCTCGGTCGTGCTCGCCCAGGCGCTCGTGCGCGAGGGCCTGCGCAACGTCGCGGCCGGCGCCGACCCCATCTCGCTGAAGCGCGGCATCGAGAAGGCCGTCGCGGCCGTCTCGGAGGAGCTCCTCGCCGCCGCCAAGGAGATCGAGACCAAGGAGGAGATCGCCGCGACCGCGTCGATCTCGGCCGCCGACACCCAGATCGGCGAGATCATCGCCGAGGCGATCGACAAGGTCGGCAAGGAGGGCGTCGTCACGGTCGAGGAGTCGAACACGTTCGGCACCGAGCTCGAGCTCACCGAGGGCATGCGCTTCGACAAGGGCTACCTGTCGGCGTACTTCGTGACCGACCCCGAGCGCCAGGAGGCGGTCTTCGAGGACCCGTACATCCTCATCGCCAACTCCAAGATCTCGAACATCAAGGACCTGCTGCCGATCGTCGACAAGGTCATCCAGACCGGCAAGCAGCTGCTCATCATCGCCGAGGACGTCGACGGCGAGGCGCTGGCGACCCTGATCGTCAACAAGGTGCGCGGCATCTTCAAGTCGGTCGCGGTCAAGGCTCCCGGCTTCGGCGACCGCCGCAAGGCGCAGCTCCAGGACATCGCCATCCTCACGGGCGGCCAGGTCATCTCGGAGGAGCTCGGCCTCAAGCTCGAGAACGTCACGCTCGACCTGCTCGGCCAGGCTCGCAAGGTCGTCATCACCAAGGACGAGACCACCATCGTCGAGGGTGCGGGCGACCCCGAGCAGATCGCCGGCCGGGTGGCCCAGATCCGCCAGGAGATCGAGAACACCGACTCCGACTACGACCGCGAGAAGCTGCAGGAGCGCCTCGCCAAGCTCGCCGGCGGCGTGGCCGTCATCAAGGCGGGTGCGGCGACCGAGGTCGAGCTCAAGGAGCGCAAGCACCGCATCGAGGACGCGGTGCGCAACGCGAAGGCCGCCGTCGAGGAGGGCATCGTCGCCGGTGGCGGCGTCGCCCTCATCCAGGCCGGCAAGGCCGCGTTCGCCAAGCTCGAGCTCACCGGCGACGAGGCGACCGGCGCGAACATCGTGAAGGTCGCCATCGAGGCGCCGCTCAAGCAGATCGCCCTCAACGCGGGCCTCGAGCCGGGCGTCGTCGCCAACAAGGTGTCGGAGCTCCCCGCGGGTCACGGCCTGAACGCCGCGACCGGCGAGTACGGCGACCTGCTCGCGCAGGGCATCATCGACCCGGCGAAGGTCACCCGTTCGGCGCTGCAGAACGCCGCGTCGATCGCGGGCCTGTTCCTCACCACCGAGGCGGTCGTGGCCGACAAGCCCGAGAAGACCCCGGCTCCGGTCGGCGACCCGACGGGCGGCATGGACTTCTAG
- a CDS encoding DUF3048 domain-containing protein, whose product MGRDRGVRRFGAALLICAVGLGLLSCSGTTDPPPTETPAPTPSRARPASEPAPVPIAFAPLRGTLADGAALAHPSIAVKIDNHEEARPQIALNRSDIVFEELVEGGITRYAVVWHSDVPDEVGPVRSIRPMDPDIITPFGGPVAYSGGQEVFVDMMMSTGLPNLVFDYDDTGLFYRADDRPGPHDVILLAKEGVGRHLDLAPPPNQFVFGSADPLAAPGFAAQPTSHLALVFSDARFPSWDWDAAAGVWLRSQEGAPDSEASGERVRATNVVTLRVGIDWSWGEVPRTVLDGGGEAWVSVAGRTAHGSWSKAAREAPIVLTADDGSPLRLAPGNTWVELVPNDGSVAFAP is encoded by the coding sequence ATGGGACGGGACCGGGGGGTGCGCCGCTTCGGTGCCGCGCTGCTCATCTGCGCGGTCGGGCTCGGGCTGCTGTCGTGTTCGGGCACGACCGATCCGCCGCCCACCGAGACGCCGGCCCCGACGCCGTCGCGCGCCCGGCCCGCCTCCGAGCCGGCGCCCGTGCCGATCGCGTTCGCCCCGCTGCGCGGAACCCTCGCGGACGGCGCCGCCCTGGCGCATCCGTCGATCGCGGTGAAGATCGACAACCACGAGGAGGCCCGTCCGCAGATCGCGCTGAACCGAAGCGACATCGTCTTCGAGGAGCTCGTCGAGGGCGGCATCACCCGGTACGCGGTGGTCTGGCACTCGGACGTGCCCGACGAGGTCGGTCCGGTGCGCTCGATCCGGCCGATGGATCCCGACATCATCACCCCGTTCGGCGGGCCGGTGGCGTACTCGGGCGGTCAGGAGGTCTTCGTCGACATGATGATGTCGACCGGGCTGCCGAACCTCGTCTTCGACTACGACGACACCGGCCTGTTCTACCGGGCGGACGATCGCCCCGGTCCGCACGACGTGATCCTGCTCGCGAAGGAGGGCGTCGGTCGGCATCTCGACCTCGCGCCGCCGCCGAACCAGTTCGTGTTCGGCTCCGCCGACCCCCTGGCCGCGCCGGGGTTCGCGGCCCAGCCGACCTCGCACCTCGCCCTCGTGTTCTCGGACGCGCGGTTCCCGTCCTGGGACTGGGACGCGGCTGCGGGGGTGTGGCTCCGCTCGCAGGAGGGCGCACCCGACTCGGAGGCGTCGGGCGAGCGCGTACGGGCGACGAACGTGGTGACCCTGCGCGTCGGCATCGACTGGTCGTGGGGCGAGGTGCCGCGCACCGTGCTGGACGGCGGCGGCGAGGCCTGGGTGTCGGTCGCCGGGCGCACGGCGCACGGCAGCTGGTCGAAGGCGGCGCGCGAGGCCCCGATCGTGCTCACCGCCGACGACGGGTCGCCGCTGCGGCTCGCCCCCGGCAACACCTGGGTCGAACTGGTGCCGAACGACGGGTCGGTCGCCTTCGCGCCCTGA
- a CDS encoding cold-shock protein encodes MANGTVKWFNAEKGYGFITVDGGGQDVFVHYSAIDMSGYKVLEEGQQVQFEVGSGAKGPQAEAVRPV; translated from the coding sequence ATGGCGAACGGAACCGTCAAGTGGTTCAACGCTGAAAAGGGTTACGGGTTCATCACCGTCGACGGCGGCGGACAGGACGTCTTCGTCCACTACTCCGCCATCGACATGTCGGGCTACAAGGTCCTCGAAGAGGGCCAGCAGGTCCAGTTCGAGGTCGGCTCGGGTGCGAAGGGCCCGCAGGCCGAGGCCGTCCGCCCGGTCTGA